The Populus trichocarpa isolate Nisqually-1 chromosome 2, P.trichocarpa_v4.1, whole genome shotgun sequence genome has a window encoding:
- the LOC7466467 gene encoding filament-like plant protein isoform X1 encodes MEKRKWLWKRKSSERSPGETDSSGSISSHSERFSDDQQDPSKASPTDSAQSPEVTSKTITTDEDVNDRIKSLTDKLSAALVNVSAKDDLVKQHVKVAEEAVAGWEKAENEVTALKKQLEVAIQQKAGLEDRVSHLDGALKECVRQLRQAREELEEKIHEAVVQKSLEWESIKSELENQFIELKSKEAAAKSESPAPIVDELCQKLEYLEQENATLKLELLSQSEELEIRTIERDLSTQAAEAASKQHLESIKKVAKLEAECRRLKAAACKPSSVNDHKTSAASSIYVESLPDSQSDSGEKLNAVELDARKVSCSEPYKSEQSCLDSWASTLISELNQFKNEKSINRNLPASSVEIDLMDDFLEMEQLAALSENETGTDNSKAEAVIKQSVDAESSLRAELEVMAKRTAELEEKLQKVEGEKFELEEKLQKVEGEKFELEEKLERIKAEMDELEMALNESQDRNEASQLQLSEAQQKLVELQEELLLTNESKQQIEFQLVSMEAEARTMSAKVNSIQGEIEKERVLSAEIALKYHELEEELSRKKQEEELQQNVSSSGEPKIKQQEDFDVAANKLAECQKTIASLGNQLKSLATLKDFLIDTASIPEFSAGGSAIPKGNGEPWKLHSNETFSPKRDSGSLRIDNENSGPAVKINEGDSPPSVSSSASSAVSSNHVSSEKNRNGFAKFFSRSKNGIQLEI; translated from the exons ATGGAAAAGAGGAAATGGTTGTGGAAGCGGAAGTCTTCTGAGAGGAGTCCTGGTGAAACAGACAGTTCGGGGTCAATATCTTCACATTCTGAGAGATTCTCTGATGATCAG CAGGACCCCTCAAAGGCATCTCCTACTGATAGTGCTCAATCACCCGAAGTCACATCAAAAACTATAACTACGGATGAAGATGTCAATGATAGGATTAAGAGTTTGACAGACAAGTTATCAGCTGCTCTTGTGAATGTTAGTGCCAAAGATGACTTGGTAAAGCAGCATGTAAAAGTCGCTGAAGAAGCTGTTGCAG GCTGGGAAAAGGCTGAGAATGAAGTAACAGCTCTCAAGAAACAACTTGAAGTTGCAATTCAGCAGAAAGCTGGATTGGAAGATCGGGTGAGCCATCTTGATGGGGCCCTCAAGGAATGTGTTAGGCAGCTGAGGCAAGCAAGAGAAGAGCTGGAAGAAAAGATCCATGAAGCTGTGGTACAGAAAAGTCTCGAGTGGGAATCCATTAAATCTGAACTTGAGAACCAGTTTATTGAGCTCAAGTCAAAAGAAGCTGCTGCCAAGTCTGAATCCCCTGCTCCGATTGTTGATGAACTGTGCCAGAAACTTGAATATTTGGAGCAAGAGAATGCTACCCTGAAACTCGAGCTCCTTTCCCAGTCTGAAGAGTTAGAAATCAGAACAATTGAAAGGGACTTGAGCACTCAAGCAGCTGAAGCAGCCAGCAAACAACATTTGGAGAGCATAAAGAAGGTGGCCAAGCTTGAAGCTGAGTGCCGGAGGCTAAAAGCAGCAGCATGTAAACCATCCTCTGTTAATGATCACAAGACTTCTGCTGCGTCCTCAATTTATGTTGAGTCTCTCCCTGACAGTCAATCAGACAGCGGGGAGAAGCTTAATGCTGTGGAGCTGGATGCTCGTAAAGTTAGTTGCTCGGAGCCATACAAGTCTGAACAAAGTTGCTTAGACTCGTGGGCATCTACATTAATTTCAGAGCTTAATCAATTCAAGAATGAAAAATCTATCAATAGAAATCTCCCAGCCTCTTCTGTCGAAATTGATCTCATGGATGATTTTCTTGAAATGGAACAACTTGCTGCTTTGTCCGAGAATGAAACTGGAACTGATAATTCTAAAGCGGAAGCTGTTATCAAACAATCAGTTGATGCTGAAAGCTCATTGAGAGCTGAGCTTGAAGTCATGGCAAAACGAACTGCTGAATTGGAAGAGAAGTTACAGAAGGTGGAAGGAGAAAAGTTTGAATTGGAAGAGAAGTTACAGAAGGTGGAAGGAGAAAAGTTTGAATTGGAAGAGAAGTTAGAGAGGATTAAAGCAGAGATGGATGAGTTGGAGATGGCTCTAAATGAAAGTCAGGACAGGAATGAAGCATCACAACTTCAGCTGAGCGAGGCCCAGCAGAAGTTGGTGGAGTTGCAAGAGGAGCTATTGTTGACAAATGAATCAAAGCAGCAAATTGAATTTCAACTCGTTAGCATGGAAGCAGAGGCTCGGACCATGTCTGCAAAAGTTAACTCAATACAAGGAGAGATTGAAAAAGAGAGGGTTCTGTCAGCAGAAATCGCACTCAAGTATCACGAACTCGAGGAGGAGCTCTCAAGAAAGAAACAGGAAGAAGAGCTCCAGCAAAATGTAAGCTCAAGTGGTGAACCAAAGATAAAGCAG CAGGAGGACTTTGATGTAGCTGCTAATAAACTTGCTGAATGCCAGAAAACAATAGCGTCTCTAGGGAATCAGCTGAAATCTCTGGCAACTCTAAAGGACTTCTTGATTGACACTGCAAGCATACCAGAGTTCTCTGCTGGAGGATCAGCAATTCCTAAAGGTAATGGAGAACCATGGAAGTTACATTCCAATGAAACATTTTCACCTAAGAGAGATTCCGGTTCTTTGAGAATTGACAATGAGAATTCTGGCCCTGCAGTAAAAATAAACGAAGGAGACTCACCCCCATCTGTATCATCGTCAGCTTCATCTGCTGTGTCATCAAATCACGTCAGTTCTGAGAAGAACCGAAATGGTTTTGCCAAATTTTTCTCTCGAAGTAAGAATGGGATACAGCTAGAAATTTAG
- the LOC7466467 gene encoding filament-like plant protein isoform X2 → MEKRKWLWKRKSSERSPGETDSSGSISSHSERFSDDQQDPSKASPTDSAQSPEVTSKTITTDEDVNDRIKSLTDKLSAALVNVSAKDDLVKQHVKVAEEAVAGWEKAENEVTALKKQLEVAIQQKAGLEDRVSHLDGALKECVRQLRQAREELEEKIHEAVVQKSLEWESIKSELENQFIELKSKEAAAKSESPAPIVDELCQKLEYLEQENATLKLELLSQSEELEIRTIERDLSTQAAEAASKQHLESIKKVAKLEAECRRLKAAACKPSSVNDHKTSAASSIYVESLPDSQSDSGEKLNAVELDARKVSCSEPYKSEQSCLDSWASTLISELNQFKNEKSINRNLPASSVEIDLMDDFLEMEQLAALSENETGTDNSKAEAVIKQSVDAESSLRAELEVMAKRTAELEEKLQKVEGEKFELEEKLQKVEGEKFELEEKLERIKAEMDELEMALNESQDRNEASQLQLSEAQQKLVELQEELLLTNESKQQIEFQLVSMEAEARTMSAKVNSIQGEIEKERVLSAEIALKYHELEEELSRKKQEEELQQNVSSSGEPKIKQEDFDVAANKLAECQKTIASLGNQLKSLATLKDFLIDTASIPEFSAGGSAIPKGNGEPWKLHSNETFSPKRDSGSLRIDNENSGPAVKINEGDSPPSVSSSASSAVSSNHVSSEKNRNGFAKFFSRSKNGIQLEI, encoded by the exons ATGGAAAAGAGGAAATGGTTGTGGAAGCGGAAGTCTTCTGAGAGGAGTCCTGGTGAAACAGACAGTTCGGGGTCAATATCTTCACATTCTGAGAGATTCTCTGATGATCAG CAGGACCCCTCAAAGGCATCTCCTACTGATAGTGCTCAATCACCCGAAGTCACATCAAAAACTATAACTACGGATGAAGATGTCAATGATAGGATTAAGAGTTTGACAGACAAGTTATCAGCTGCTCTTGTGAATGTTAGTGCCAAAGATGACTTGGTAAAGCAGCATGTAAAAGTCGCTGAAGAAGCTGTTGCAG GCTGGGAAAAGGCTGAGAATGAAGTAACAGCTCTCAAGAAACAACTTGAAGTTGCAATTCAGCAGAAAGCTGGATTGGAAGATCGGGTGAGCCATCTTGATGGGGCCCTCAAGGAATGTGTTAGGCAGCTGAGGCAAGCAAGAGAAGAGCTGGAAGAAAAGATCCATGAAGCTGTGGTACAGAAAAGTCTCGAGTGGGAATCCATTAAATCTGAACTTGAGAACCAGTTTATTGAGCTCAAGTCAAAAGAAGCTGCTGCCAAGTCTGAATCCCCTGCTCCGATTGTTGATGAACTGTGCCAGAAACTTGAATATTTGGAGCAAGAGAATGCTACCCTGAAACTCGAGCTCCTTTCCCAGTCTGAAGAGTTAGAAATCAGAACAATTGAAAGGGACTTGAGCACTCAAGCAGCTGAAGCAGCCAGCAAACAACATTTGGAGAGCATAAAGAAGGTGGCCAAGCTTGAAGCTGAGTGCCGGAGGCTAAAAGCAGCAGCATGTAAACCATCCTCTGTTAATGATCACAAGACTTCTGCTGCGTCCTCAATTTATGTTGAGTCTCTCCCTGACAGTCAATCAGACAGCGGGGAGAAGCTTAATGCTGTGGAGCTGGATGCTCGTAAAGTTAGTTGCTCGGAGCCATACAAGTCTGAACAAAGTTGCTTAGACTCGTGGGCATCTACATTAATTTCAGAGCTTAATCAATTCAAGAATGAAAAATCTATCAATAGAAATCTCCCAGCCTCTTCTGTCGAAATTGATCTCATGGATGATTTTCTTGAAATGGAACAACTTGCTGCTTTGTCCGAGAATGAAACTGGAACTGATAATTCTAAAGCGGAAGCTGTTATCAAACAATCAGTTGATGCTGAAAGCTCATTGAGAGCTGAGCTTGAAGTCATGGCAAAACGAACTGCTGAATTGGAAGAGAAGTTACAGAAGGTGGAAGGAGAAAAGTTTGAATTGGAAGAGAAGTTACAGAAGGTGGAAGGAGAAAAGTTTGAATTGGAAGAGAAGTTAGAGAGGATTAAAGCAGAGATGGATGAGTTGGAGATGGCTCTAAATGAAAGTCAGGACAGGAATGAAGCATCACAACTTCAGCTGAGCGAGGCCCAGCAGAAGTTGGTGGAGTTGCAAGAGGAGCTATTGTTGACAAATGAATCAAAGCAGCAAATTGAATTTCAACTCGTTAGCATGGAAGCAGAGGCTCGGACCATGTCTGCAAAAGTTAACTCAATACAAGGAGAGATTGAAAAAGAGAGGGTTCTGTCAGCAGAAATCGCACTCAAGTATCACGAACTCGAGGAGGAGCTCTCAAGAAAGAAACAGGAAGAAGAGCTCCAGCAAAATGTAAGCTCAAGTGGTGAACCAAAGATAAAGCAG GAGGACTTTGATGTAGCTGCTAATAAACTTGCTGAATGCCAGAAAACAATAGCGTCTCTAGGGAATCAGCTGAAATCTCTGGCAACTCTAAAGGACTTCTTGATTGACACTGCAAGCATACCAGAGTTCTCTGCTGGAGGATCAGCAATTCCTAAAGGTAATGGAGAACCATGGAAGTTACATTCCAATGAAACATTTTCACCTAAGAGAGATTCCGGTTCTTTGAGAATTGACAATGAGAATTCTGGCCCTGCAGTAAAAATAAACGAAGGAGACTCACCCCCATCTGTATCATCGTCAGCTTCATCTGCTGTGTCATCAAATCACGTCAGTTCTGAGAAGAACCGAAATGGTTTTGCCAAATTTTTCTCTCGAAGTAAGAATGGGATACAGCTAGAAATTTAG
- the LOC7466467 gene encoding filament-like plant protein isoform X6, giving the protein MEKRKWLWKRKSSERSPGETDSSGSISSHSERFSDDQQDPSKASPTDSAQSPEVTSKTITTDEDVNDRIKSLTDKLSAALVNVSAKDDLVKQHVKVAEEAVAGWEKAENEVTALKKQLEVAIQQKAGLEDRVSHLDGALKECVRQLRQAREELEEKIHEAVVQKSLEWESIKSELENQFIELKSKEAAAKSESPAPIVDELCQKLEYLEQENATLKLELLSQSEELEIRTIERDLSTQAAEAASKQHLESIKKVAKLEAECRRLKAAACKPSSVNDHKTSAASSIYVESLPDSQSDSGEKLNAVELDARKVSCSEPYKSEQSCLDSWASTLISELNQFKNEKSINRNLPASSVEIDLMDDFLEMEQLAALSENETGTDNSKAEAVIKQSVDAESSLRAELEVMAKRTAELEEKLQKVEGEKFELEEKLQKVEGEKFELEEKLERIKAEMDELEMALNESQDRNEASQLQLSEAQQKLVELQEELLLTNESKQQIEFQLVSMEAEARTMSAKVNSIQGEIEKERVLSAEIALKYHELEEELSRKKQEEELQQNEDFDVAANKLAECQKTIASLGNQLKSLATLKDFLIDTASIPEFSAGGSAIPKGNGEPWKLHSNETFSPKRDSGSLRIDNENSGPAVKINEGDSPPSVSSSASSAVSSNHVSSEKNRNGFAKFFSRSKNGIQLEI; this is encoded by the exons ATGGAAAAGAGGAAATGGTTGTGGAAGCGGAAGTCTTCTGAGAGGAGTCCTGGTGAAACAGACAGTTCGGGGTCAATATCTTCACATTCTGAGAGATTCTCTGATGATCAG CAGGACCCCTCAAAGGCATCTCCTACTGATAGTGCTCAATCACCCGAAGTCACATCAAAAACTATAACTACGGATGAAGATGTCAATGATAGGATTAAGAGTTTGACAGACAAGTTATCAGCTGCTCTTGTGAATGTTAGTGCCAAAGATGACTTGGTAAAGCAGCATGTAAAAGTCGCTGAAGAAGCTGTTGCAG GCTGGGAAAAGGCTGAGAATGAAGTAACAGCTCTCAAGAAACAACTTGAAGTTGCAATTCAGCAGAAAGCTGGATTGGAAGATCGGGTGAGCCATCTTGATGGGGCCCTCAAGGAATGTGTTAGGCAGCTGAGGCAAGCAAGAGAAGAGCTGGAAGAAAAGATCCATGAAGCTGTGGTACAGAAAAGTCTCGAGTGGGAATCCATTAAATCTGAACTTGAGAACCAGTTTATTGAGCTCAAGTCAAAAGAAGCTGCTGCCAAGTCTGAATCCCCTGCTCCGATTGTTGATGAACTGTGCCAGAAACTTGAATATTTGGAGCAAGAGAATGCTACCCTGAAACTCGAGCTCCTTTCCCAGTCTGAAGAGTTAGAAATCAGAACAATTGAAAGGGACTTGAGCACTCAAGCAGCTGAAGCAGCCAGCAAACAACATTTGGAGAGCATAAAGAAGGTGGCCAAGCTTGAAGCTGAGTGCCGGAGGCTAAAAGCAGCAGCATGTAAACCATCCTCTGTTAATGATCACAAGACTTCTGCTGCGTCCTCAATTTATGTTGAGTCTCTCCCTGACAGTCAATCAGACAGCGGGGAGAAGCTTAATGCTGTGGAGCTGGATGCTCGTAAAGTTAGTTGCTCGGAGCCATACAAGTCTGAACAAAGTTGCTTAGACTCGTGGGCATCTACATTAATTTCAGAGCTTAATCAATTCAAGAATGAAAAATCTATCAATAGAAATCTCCCAGCCTCTTCTGTCGAAATTGATCTCATGGATGATTTTCTTGAAATGGAACAACTTGCTGCTTTGTCCGAGAATGAAACTGGAACTGATAATTCTAAAGCGGAAGCTGTTATCAAACAATCAGTTGATGCTGAAAGCTCATTGAGAGCTGAGCTTGAAGTCATGGCAAAACGAACTGCTGAATTGGAAGAGAAGTTACAGAAGGTGGAAGGAGAAAAGTTTGAATTGGAAGAGAAGTTACAGAAGGTGGAAGGAGAAAAGTTTGAATTGGAAGAGAAGTTAGAGAGGATTAAAGCAGAGATGGATGAGTTGGAGATGGCTCTAAATGAAAGTCAGGACAGGAATGAAGCATCACAACTTCAGCTGAGCGAGGCCCAGCAGAAGTTGGTGGAGTTGCAAGAGGAGCTATTGTTGACAAATGAATCAAAGCAGCAAATTGAATTTCAACTCGTTAGCATGGAAGCAGAGGCTCGGACCATGTCTGCAAAAGTTAACTCAATACAAGGAGAGATTGAAAAAGAGAGGGTTCTGTCAGCAGAAATCGCACTCAAGTATCACGAACTCGAGGAGGAGCTCTCAAGAAAGAAACAGGAAGAAGAGCTCCAGCAAAAT GAGGACTTTGATGTAGCTGCTAATAAACTTGCTGAATGCCAGAAAACAATAGCGTCTCTAGGGAATCAGCTGAAATCTCTGGCAACTCTAAAGGACTTCTTGATTGACACTGCAAGCATACCAGAGTTCTCTGCTGGAGGATCAGCAATTCCTAAAGGTAATGGAGAACCATGGAAGTTACATTCCAATGAAACATTTTCACCTAAGAGAGATTCCGGTTCTTTGAGAATTGACAATGAGAATTCTGGCCCTGCAGTAAAAATAAACGAAGGAGACTCACCCCCATCTGTATCATCGTCAGCTTCATCTGCTGTGTCATCAAATCACGTCAGTTCTGAGAAGAACCGAAATGGTTTTGCCAAATTTTTCTCTCGAAGTAAGAATGGGATACAGCTAGAAATTTAG
- the LOC7466467 gene encoding filament-like plant protein isoform X3, which translates to MEKRKWLWKRKSSERSPGETDSSGSISSHSERFSDDQDPSKASPTDSAQSPEVTSKTITTDEDVNDRIKSLTDKLSAALVNVSAKDDLVKQHVKVAEEAVAGWEKAENEVTALKKQLEVAIQQKAGLEDRVSHLDGALKECVRQLRQAREELEEKIHEAVVQKSLEWESIKSELENQFIELKSKEAAAKSESPAPIVDELCQKLEYLEQENATLKLELLSQSEELEIRTIERDLSTQAAEAASKQHLESIKKVAKLEAECRRLKAAACKPSSVNDHKTSAASSIYVESLPDSQSDSGEKLNAVELDARKVSCSEPYKSEQSCLDSWASTLISELNQFKNEKSINRNLPASSVEIDLMDDFLEMEQLAALSENETGTDNSKAEAVIKQSVDAESSLRAELEVMAKRTAELEEKLQKVEGEKFELEEKLQKVEGEKFELEEKLERIKAEMDELEMALNESQDRNEASQLQLSEAQQKLVELQEELLLTNESKQQIEFQLVSMEAEARTMSAKVNSIQGEIEKERVLSAEIALKYHELEEELSRKKQEEELQQNVSSSGEPKIKQQEDFDVAANKLAECQKTIASLGNQLKSLATLKDFLIDTASIPEFSAGGSAIPKGNGEPWKLHSNETFSPKRDSGSLRIDNENSGPAVKINEGDSPPSVSSSASSAVSSNHVSSEKNRNGFAKFFSRSKNGIQLEI; encoded by the exons ATGGAAAAGAGGAAATGGTTGTGGAAGCGGAAGTCTTCTGAGAGGAGTCCTGGTGAAACAGACAGTTCGGGGTCAATATCTTCACATTCTGAGAGATTCTCTGATGATCAG GACCCCTCAAAGGCATCTCCTACTGATAGTGCTCAATCACCCGAAGTCACATCAAAAACTATAACTACGGATGAAGATGTCAATGATAGGATTAAGAGTTTGACAGACAAGTTATCAGCTGCTCTTGTGAATGTTAGTGCCAAAGATGACTTGGTAAAGCAGCATGTAAAAGTCGCTGAAGAAGCTGTTGCAG GCTGGGAAAAGGCTGAGAATGAAGTAACAGCTCTCAAGAAACAACTTGAAGTTGCAATTCAGCAGAAAGCTGGATTGGAAGATCGGGTGAGCCATCTTGATGGGGCCCTCAAGGAATGTGTTAGGCAGCTGAGGCAAGCAAGAGAAGAGCTGGAAGAAAAGATCCATGAAGCTGTGGTACAGAAAAGTCTCGAGTGGGAATCCATTAAATCTGAACTTGAGAACCAGTTTATTGAGCTCAAGTCAAAAGAAGCTGCTGCCAAGTCTGAATCCCCTGCTCCGATTGTTGATGAACTGTGCCAGAAACTTGAATATTTGGAGCAAGAGAATGCTACCCTGAAACTCGAGCTCCTTTCCCAGTCTGAAGAGTTAGAAATCAGAACAATTGAAAGGGACTTGAGCACTCAAGCAGCTGAAGCAGCCAGCAAACAACATTTGGAGAGCATAAAGAAGGTGGCCAAGCTTGAAGCTGAGTGCCGGAGGCTAAAAGCAGCAGCATGTAAACCATCCTCTGTTAATGATCACAAGACTTCTGCTGCGTCCTCAATTTATGTTGAGTCTCTCCCTGACAGTCAATCAGACAGCGGGGAGAAGCTTAATGCTGTGGAGCTGGATGCTCGTAAAGTTAGTTGCTCGGAGCCATACAAGTCTGAACAAAGTTGCTTAGACTCGTGGGCATCTACATTAATTTCAGAGCTTAATCAATTCAAGAATGAAAAATCTATCAATAGAAATCTCCCAGCCTCTTCTGTCGAAATTGATCTCATGGATGATTTTCTTGAAATGGAACAACTTGCTGCTTTGTCCGAGAATGAAACTGGAACTGATAATTCTAAAGCGGAAGCTGTTATCAAACAATCAGTTGATGCTGAAAGCTCATTGAGAGCTGAGCTTGAAGTCATGGCAAAACGAACTGCTGAATTGGAAGAGAAGTTACAGAAGGTGGAAGGAGAAAAGTTTGAATTGGAAGAGAAGTTACAGAAGGTGGAAGGAGAAAAGTTTGAATTGGAAGAGAAGTTAGAGAGGATTAAAGCAGAGATGGATGAGTTGGAGATGGCTCTAAATGAAAGTCAGGACAGGAATGAAGCATCACAACTTCAGCTGAGCGAGGCCCAGCAGAAGTTGGTGGAGTTGCAAGAGGAGCTATTGTTGACAAATGAATCAAAGCAGCAAATTGAATTTCAACTCGTTAGCATGGAAGCAGAGGCTCGGACCATGTCTGCAAAAGTTAACTCAATACAAGGAGAGATTGAAAAAGAGAGGGTTCTGTCAGCAGAAATCGCACTCAAGTATCACGAACTCGAGGAGGAGCTCTCAAGAAAGAAACAGGAAGAAGAGCTCCAGCAAAATGTAAGCTCAAGTGGTGAACCAAAGATAAAGCAG CAGGAGGACTTTGATGTAGCTGCTAATAAACTTGCTGAATGCCAGAAAACAATAGCGTCTCTAGGGAATCAGCTGAAATCTCTGGCAACTCTAAAGGACTTCTTGATTGACACTGCAAGCATACCAGAGTTCTCTGCTGGAGGATCAGCAATTCCTAAAGGTAATGGAGAACCATGGAAGTTACATTCCAATGAAACATTTTCACCTAAGAGAGATTCCGGTTCTTTGAGAATTGACAATGAGAATTCTGGCCCTGCAGTAAAAATAAACGAAGGAGACTCACCCCCATCTGTATCATCGTCAGCTTCATCTGCTGTGTCATCAAATCACGTCAGTTCTGAGAAGAACCGAAATGGTTTTGCCAAATTTTTCTCTCGAAGTAAGAATGGGATACAGCTAGAAATTTAG
- the LOC7466467 gene encoding filament-like plant protein isoform X9 gives MEKRKWLWKRKSSERSPGETDSSGSISSHSERFSDDQDPSKASPTDSAQSPEVTSKTITTDEDVNDRIKSLTDKLSAALVNVSAKDDLVKQHVKVAEEAVAGWEKAENEVTALKKQLEVAIQQKAGLEDRVSHLDGALKECVRQLRQAREELEEKIHEAVVQKSLEWESIKSELENQFIELKSKEAAAKSESPAPIVDELCQKLEYLEQENATLKLELLSQSEELEIRTIERDLSTQAAEAASKQHLESIKKVAKLEAECRRLKAAACKPSSVNDHKTSAASSIYVESLPDSQSDSGEKLNAVELDARKVSCSEPYKSEQSCLDSWASTLISELNQFKNEKSINRNLPASSVEIDLMDDFLEMEQLAALSENETGTDNSKAEAVIKQSVDAESSLRAELEVMAKRTAELEEKLQKVEGEKFELEEKLQKVEGEKFELEEKLERIKAEMDELEMALNESQDRNEASQLQLSEAQQKLVELQEELLLTNESKQQIEFQLVSMEAEARTMSAKVNSIQGEIEKERVLSAEIALKYHELEEELSRKKQEEELQQNVSSSGEPKIKQQEDFDVAANKLAECQKTIASLGNQLKSLATLKDFLIDTASIPEFSAGGSAIPKVKINEGDSPPSVSSSASSAVSSNHVSSEKNRNGFAKFFSRSKNGIQLEI, from the exons ATGGAAAAGAGGAAATGGTTGTGGAAGCGGAAGTCTTCTGAGAGGAGTCCTGGTGAAACAGACAGTTCGGGGTCAATATCTTCACATTCTGAGAGATTCTCTGATGATCAG GACCCCTCAAAGGCATCTCCTACTGATAGTGCTCAATCACCCGAAGTCACATCAAAAACTATAACTACGGATGAAGATGTCAATGATAGGATTAAGAGTTTGACAGACAAGTTATCAGCTGCTCTTGTGAATGTTAGTGCCAAAGATGACTTGGTAAAGCAGCATGTAAAAGTCGCTGAAGAAGCTGTTGCAG GCTGGGAAAAGGCTGAGAATGAAGTAACAGCTCTCAAGAAACAACTTGAAGTTGCAATTCAGCAGAAAGCTGGATTGGAAGATCGGGTGAGCCATCTTGATGGGGCCCTCAAGGAATGTGTTAGGCAGCTGAGGCAAGCAAGAGAAGAGCTGGAAGAAAAGATCCATGAAGCTGTGGTACAGAAAAGTCTCGAGTGGGAATCCATTAAATCTGAACTTGAGAACCAGTTTATTGAGCTCAAGTCAAAAGAAGCTGCTGCCAAGTCTGAATCCCCTGCTCCGATTGTTGATGAACTGTGCCAGAAACTTGAATATTTGGAGCAAGAGAATGCTACCCTGAAACTCGAGCTCCTTTCCCAGTCTGAAGAGTTAGAAATCAGAACAATTGAAAGGGACTTGAGCACTCAAGCAGCTGAAGCAGCCAGCAAACAACATTTGGAGAGCATAAAGAAGGTGGCCAAGCTTGAAGCTGAGTGCCGGAGGCTAAAAGCAGCAGCATGTAAACCATCCTCTGTTAATGATCACAAGACTTCTGCTGCGTCCTCAATTTATGTTGAGTCTCTCCCTGACAGTCAATCAGACAGCGGGGAGAAGCTTAATGCTGTGGAGCTGGATGCTCGTAAAGTTAGTTGCTCGGAGCCATACAAGTCTGAACAAAGTTGCTTAGACTCGTGGGCATCTACATTAATTTCAGAGCTTAATCAATTCAAGAATGAAAAATCTATCAATAGAAATCTCCCAGCCTCTTCTGTCGAAATTGATCTCATGGATGATTTTCTTGAAATGGAACAACTTGCTGCTTTGTCCGAGAATGAAACTGGAACTGATAATTCTAAAGCGGAAGCTGTTATCAAACAATCAGTTGATGCTGAAAGCTCATTGAGAGCTGAGCTTGAAGTCATGGCAAAACGAACTGCTGAATTGGAAGAGAAGTTACAGAAGGTGGAAGGAGAAAAGTTTGAATTGGAAGAGAAGTTACAGAAGGTGGAAGGAGAAAAGTTTGAATTGGAAGAGAAGTTAGAGAGGATTAAAGCAGAGATGGATGAGTTGGAGATGGCTCTAAATGAAAGTCAGGACAGGAATGAAGCATCACAACTTCAGCTGAGCGAGGCCCAGCAGAAGTTGGTGGAGTTGCAAGAGGAGCTATTGTTGACAAATGAATCAAAGCAGCAAATTGAATTTCAACTCGTTAGCATGGAAGCAGAGGCTCGGACCATGTCTGCAAAAGTTAACTCAATACAAGGAGAGATTGAAAAAGAGAGGGTTCTGTCAGCAGAAATCGCACTCAAGTATCACGAACTCGAGGAGGAGCTCTCAAGAAAGAAACAGGAAGAAGAGCTCCAGCAAAATGTAAGCTCAAGTGGTGAACCAAAGATAAAGCAG CAGGAGGACTTTGATGTAGCTGCTAATAAACTTGCTGAATGCCAGAAAACAATAGCGTCTCTAGGGAATCAGCTGAAATCTCTGGCAACTCTAAAGGACTTCTTGATTGACACTGCAAGCATACCAGAGTTCTCTGCTGGAGGATCAGCAATTCCTAAAG TAAAAATAAACGAAGGAGACTCACCCCCATCTGTATCATCGTCAGCTTCATCTGCTGTGTCATCAAATCACGTCAGTTCTGAGAAGAACCGAAATGGTTTTGCCAAATTTTTCTCTCGAAGTAAGAATGGGATACAGCTAGAAATTTAG